TACTGGGCCTACGGTTTGTTCGTGCTTCGGGGTCGGGCGCAACACGATCTGCGCGGCGATCCGTGAGCAGGGACTGAAGACCGCCGCAGAGATTACCGCGTGCCTGAAAGCCGGCGGCAACTGCGGGTCCTGCGTGCCGGAACTGAAGAAGCTGCTGGTCGATACTGAACTGGCGCGGCTGAGCGCCGCTTGAGCGGGATGCAAGGCGGCGGCTTTGTCGAGCTGACAAGCATGGATCGAGCTGCCGCCTTTGCGGGAACGTCGCGGACCGCTTCGTGCTCGGCCTGACCGGCGACAGCCTGTTGGCGCCACGCGGCAACGCGAGCAAAGGCGGAACCCTTGCCGAGCAGCTCGCTTACTTCGAGCGGATGCTGATCGAAGACATGCTGCGGCGTCATAATGGCAATGTCTCGCAAGCACGGAACGGATACAGCTGACAACGCGTGACGGTCATATCGAATGCAGAACGAACCGCAAGTCAGTGTTGTCGGGCAGATTCCGCGCAACGTGTGGGTTCTCGGTTGTGTCAGTCTGTTCATGGACATCTCATCCGAAATCATCCACAGCCTGCTGCCGATGTTTCTGCTGACAACCCTTGGCGCGACCGCTGGCGCGATCGGCCTCATTGAGGGGATCGCGGAGGCCACTGCACCCATCGTCAAAGTATTTTCGGGCACGCTCAGTGACTATCTGGGCAACCGTAAATGGCTGGCCGTGGCCGGGTACTCTCTGGGCGCAGTGAGCAAGCCGCTTTTTGCCATTGCGCCGACACTCGGAATCGTGGTGATGGCGCGCATCATCGACCGTGTAGGCAAGGGTATCCGGGGTGCGCCGCGAGACGCGCTGGTCGCGGATGTTACGCCGCAGCACCTGCGCGGTGCGGCCTTCGGGCTACGCCAGGCGCTCGACACGGTTGGGGCAGTTCTCGGACCGTTGGTGGCGGTTCTCATCATGCAGATGGGCGCAGACAACTTCCGGCTCGCCTTCTGGATTGCGGTCATTCCAGGGCTACTCGCCGTTGGCCTGCTGACGTTTGGTGTCAAGGAGCCCGTCCATGAGCGTCCCGCCAAGGGGAACAATCCTGTCCGCTGGGCGAGCCTCAGAGACCTCGATTTGAAGTATTGGTGGGTGGTCGGAATCGGCGCCGTTTTCTCGCTGGCGCGGTTCAGCGAGGCGTTTCTGGTTCTGCGTGCCATGGGAAGTGGCGTAGCGATTGCGCTGGTGCCGCTTGTCATGGTCACGATGAATGTCGTTTACGCGGCGTCCGCTTATCCGTTCGGCAAACTCGCGGACACCATGAGCCACACCCGGCTATTGGTAGCCGGTCTGATCGTGTTGATCGGCTCCGATGTCGTCCTCGCACACGGCACACACTGGAGCATCGTTCTCGTGGGAGTCGCGCTGTGGGGGCTGCACATGGGGATGACCCAGGGTCTGCTTGCCACGATGGTCGCACACACCGCACCGCCACATCTGCGCGGCACCGGGTTTGGTTTCTTCAATCTACTGAGCGGCATCGTCACGTTGGCTTCGAGCGTCATCGCGGGGCAGTTGTGGGAACGTTGGGGTGCAGCCACTACGTTTTACGCGGGCGCAGTCTTCAGTGTCGTGACTGTCGTGCTGCTCCTGTTCTACCCCACACCTGTTGCAAGCGATGCGCGCTGAGGCGTGACGTCAGGCTGTGGCCACCCACTCTGACCCGCGGCGATCGCCGACGTCTGCACCCCGCCGGCAAACCGTGCCATCATGTCGACGATTCAGCAGATGTTTTCGAGCGGACAGAAGTCGCATTTGTTGCAAGCGCTTCAGTACCGCCCGATCCGACGCGCAGCATCGACCGGCCGAAGCGGGACACCCTGCCGGCTGCATCCGGCCAGACCCTACGGCCGCGCTGCACCGTCTATCAGCCGGACGAGGAGGTCATCATGCTTGCAGTTCACAAGGCGGTGTTTCCGGTAGCGGGAATCGACACGCGCTTTCTGCCGGCCACCAAGGCGAGTCCGAAGGAGATGCTGCCGGTCATCGACAAGCCGTTGATTCAATACGCGGTCGAAGAAGCGATTGATGCGGGCATTGCCGAGTTGATCTTTGTCACGGGCCGCGGCAAACGCGTGATCGAAGATCACTTCGACGAATCCTACGAAGTCGAACACGTGCTGCGAACGAGAGGGCTGCAGAGCCTCGCCGAGCTTGTGCACGGCATCAAGCCGCCCAACGTCAGTTGCGTCTATGTCCGCCAGGCCGAGCCGCTCGGTCTCGGTCACGCGGTTTTGTGCGCACAGAAGCTGATCGGCGAAGAACCCTTCGCGGTTGTTCTCGCCGACGATCTGCTCAAAGGTCGTCCGCCTGTTCTCGAACAGATGGTGCACATCTTCAGCCATTACGATTCATCGGTGATTGCGGTCGAGGAATTCGGAGCGGAGGGTGCGTGCTCGCACGGCGTGATTGGCGGACGCCATTGGGACCAGCATGTGATCAGCGTGTCGAGCATTGTCGAAAAGCCAGCGCCGGAACAGGCGCCGTCGTCGTTCGGCGTCGCGGGGCGCTACGTGCTGATGCCGGCGGTATTCGAACATTTGCGCGCGGTGCGGCCTGACGCAAATGGCGAGATTCAACTGACGCCCGCAATTCACTCGATGCTCGAAAGCGAACAGGTGCTCGCCTATGAATTCATCGGCAAACGCTATGACTGCGGGACGAAACTCGGTTATCTGCAGGCAACTGTCGATTTCGCTCTGCAACATGATGAAGTGCACGATGCATTCGGCGCGTGGTTGCGCAAGCGTGTGGATGGCGGGACGGGGGCGCCCGGGACAGCGCATTAGCGGAGCGAACGCTGGATGACGAAACGGTCTGATCAAATCGGGGCTCGATAAATCTGTTCGCCATCGAACACACGCCGTCGCGTCGATTGTCCATGATTGCCGGTCAACGCTCTTCCCCGAAACCCGTTGTCCGAGTGTCGCGATGACGAGCCCGGAGCGGTTTCGACGGGTGTCAACATGGGTTCACGCGTAACGCGCTATATTTAAAGTCTCACTGTGCTGGTGATTTTCAATCCCCGAGATTTTCCGGGCCCGTGTTGGACCGTTGCAGAGAGGCCTCGCTCGGGTCTTCCGCTTAACCACGACTTCACAGGAAGGCAATATGTCACTTCGTATCAATGACGTCGCACCCAACTTCACCGCTCGGACCACGCAAGGCACCATCGATTTCCACGACTGGATCGGCGACCAATGGGTGATCCTGTTTTCTCACCCGAAAGACTTCACGCCGGTCTGCACAACCGAACTGGGCTACATGGCGAAAATCGAGCCGGAGTTCGCCAAGCGCAATGCGAAGCTGATCGGGCTGTCGGTCGATCCGGTCGAAGACCACGAAAAATGGGCCGCGGACATCGAGGAGACGCAGGGCGCCGCCGTCAAGTACCCGATGATCGGCGACACTGATCTCGCGGTCGCCAAGCTGTACAACATGCTGCCAGCTGATGCGGGCGAAACCAGCGAGGGCCGCACCGCGGCGACCAACGCGACCGTGCGCTCGGTTTTCATCATCGATCCCGACAAGAAGATCAAGCTGACGCTGACCTACCCGATGACCACCGGCCGCAACTTCGACGAAATCCTGCGCGTGCTCGATTCGATTCAATTGACGGCGAAATACAAGGTCGCGACGCCGGTCAACTGGAAGCAGGGCGAAGACGTGATCATCACGTCCGCTGTCAGCAACGAAGAGGCGCAACAGGCGTTCCCCGGCTTCAAGACCATCAAACCGTATCTGCGCACCACCAAGCAGCCGGGCTGAAATCAGGGCACGACGGCCGCTAGCGGGCCGTCGTGCCTTTTGTTCTTAAGGGATGCAGATGATTTTTCGCCAACTGTTCGATCCGGTTTCGTCGACCTATACGTACCTGCTTGGCGACAGTGGCGAGGCGCTGCTGATCGACCCCGTCTACGAGCAGGTACCGCGTGATCAGGCGCTGCTGCGCGAGCTGGGCCTGTGGCTGCTAGTGACGCTCGATACCCACGTGCACGCCGACCACGTGACCGGCGCCTGGCGCATGCGTCAGCGTTGCGGCAGCGAGATCGCGCTTGCCGCGGTCGTCGAAGCGAAAGGTGTGACGCGGCCATTGCGGCATGGGGATCGGATCGACTTCGGCACGCGTCATCTGACCGTGCGCGCAACACCTGGTCACACGAACGGCTGCCTGACCTACGTGCTCGACGATCAAAGCATGGCCTTCACCGGCGACAGCCTGCTGATTCGTGGCTGTGGCCGCACTGATTTCCAGCAAGGCAGTCCGCAGCAGCTGTTCGCGTCCGTGCGCGAGCAGATTTTGTCGCTGCCGGACAACTGTCTGCTTTATCCCGCGCACGACTATCGCGGCATCACGGTGACGAGCGTGGTCGAAGAGCGGCGCTTCAATCCACGCCTGGGCGGCGACGTCGACATCGGCGATTTCACCGGGCATATGAATAACCTGAATTTGCCGCATCCGAAGCTGATGGCGGTGGCGGTGCCCGCTAACCTGCGTTGCGGCCAGCCGGAAGGCGGCGCCGAAGTGGCGACGGAAACAGCGGATTGGGCGCCATTGACGTTGCGCTTTAGCGGCGTATGGGAAATCGAGCCGATGGCGCTGCTCGAGCATGGCGCGGCGTTTCAGATCGTCGATGTGCGGGAGGCGCCGGAGTTCATCGATCGTTTGGGTCATCTGCCGGGCGCCAAACTGGTGCCGCTTTCGCAATTGACAGCGCGGCTCGAAGAACTGGATCGCGAGCGGCCGGTGGTCGCGGTGTGCCGCTCCGGCGTGCGCTCGGCGCAGGCGAGCGTGTTGCTGACGAAGGCGGGATTCGGCAAGGTCGCGAATCTTGCCGGCGGGATGCTGCGGTGGAGGACGGAGGGGTTGCCGGTGGCGTCGGATAGTGTTTGAGGGAATCGACGCTACCGGAAACGGCCCCCGAGTTCAGCCTCGGCCACGGCCCAGGAAGGCGCCAGCCTTCGAATAACCGGCACTGCCGTGCGCCGACCGCGTAACCAGCCAAATCCCCGCGCAAACGAACACCAGCGCGATGAGATTCTTTAATTCCATGATGTTCTCATTCAGACATATGGCCGAGAGCACGGTGCCGAACACGGGCACCAGGAAATTGAAAACGGTGACTTTGCCAACCTGGTTATATTTCAGCAGAAGACTCCACAACGTAAATGCGACTGCGGACAGCAATGCCAGATAGGCGAGCAAGGCCATCGATCCGAGCGTGAATGAGTGCAGCGAACCACCGGCGGCGAAACCGGCCGCAAGCAGAACGGCGCCGCCAAACCCAAGTTGATAACCCGTCATGACCATGACGTCCATGCTCTGCGAAATGCGCTTTCCGTAAATCGACGCGGCAGAGAGCGCGAACGCGGCAATCACGATAAAGCCTTCGCCGAGCAAGGTGAACGCAAATTCAAACAGGCCGTCGCCGAAATTCACGACCATGACGCCGACGAATCCCAGCAGGCAGCCAAGCGCCTTGCGGGGCGAAACTTTGTCGTTCTTATAGATGAAATGGGCAAGCAGCACGCTGAAGAAGGTCGTCGTCGAGTTCAGGATTGAACCGCGAACGCCGCTCGTGTAGGCGAGACCGACATAGAAGAATACGTATTGAATAGCTGTTTGCGAGAAGCCCAATAGCATCAGATGACCGCTGTTGCGGCGATTCAAATCGAAAACAGGCTTTTTCGACAAGGCAGCGAGTATCAACAGCAAAAGTCCCGCGAGCACGAACCGGTAGCCCGCGAAGATCAGCTTTGAAGGAATATCGTTTTGCTTGATTCCGAGTAAAGCGTAGCCGATTTTAATTGACGGGTACGAACTGCCCCAAAGCAGGCAGCATACGGTCGCTACGAGGACGAGCACTTTCGGTTGGGTGAAAAATCGCGCGGAATCGCGCAATCCGATTGTTGCTGAAGGCACGGACATATTTCGAGTGATGTTGTCTTTGTGCACTGTGTGGGCAGTCCACATGAGTGCTTTTTTATTGCCGTATTGCTTTTCTGCTTTTCAGTGATACCAAGTGAAGGCTTTGCGAAATTATACGCAAATGCAATTGTAATGTCAGGCGGCAGTCAATAACACCCATCGGCCATCGAACGGGAATGCCACGGGCGACCGGACGTTACGCCGGCTGCTATGTCCGCATCACTGTGTCGGGCGATCTTCCGACCATACGCTGGCGAGTGGTGCGCACCTTCACACCTGCGGCGCAGGCACCCGTGGGTTCAATCATTCTGCGCCAATCCCGTTCGCACCGGGTACCTTCCCGTCGTTCATCCCTGAGCCAGGTGTCGCGTCGCGGCAGTACCCTGTCGGCTGACTGCACCGACTGTCGATCCGCACGCGACCCGTTCGTCGTATGGATGGACCGATTGGGTTCATCGATCTGGAGCACATCATGCGCAAGCACATCGTTTCCATGTTCCTCAGCCTGGATGGCGTCACTCAATCCCCGGGCGGGCCTAAGGAAGATACCAGTGACAATTTTCACCTGGGCGGCTGGATCGTCCCTTACGCCGACGAAGCCATTTCCGAAAATGTGCGTGACCTGCTCGCGCAGCCGTTCGAGTTGCTGCTAGGGCGTTGCACGTACGACATATTCGCGTCTTATTGGCCGCATGTGCCGGCAGATTCAGGCAGCCGCGGCATCGCTGACCGGTTCAACCACGTCGCCAAGCACGTGGCCACGCATCGATCCGATACGCTTGCCTGGCACAACAGTCATGCGCTGAAGGGCGAGCTCGCCGATGCAATACGCGCGTTAAAACGTCAGGACGGTGCCGATCTATTGACGTTCGGCAGTGGCGACATGGTGCGTCAATTGCTCGCGGCGGGTCTCGTGGATGAACTCCGGCTTCTGATTTACCCCGTCATACTTGGGCACGGCAAGCGTCTGTTCGGTGACGATGCACTGGCGTCCGCCTTCACACTGGCACACGCGCGGAGCACACCCGGTGGCGTGCTGATCACCCGCTACACGCGCGACGGCGAGGTGCGCACAGGAGCGTTCGAGTAAGTCGAATCGCACGCGATGCGCACGATGCGCGCGAAGCTTCGAATCGACGTCTTCGAGCAAGGACTATTTTTTTCGCACGTCTTTCGTCCGCCGGCCACTCGTCACCGTGTCCGCAAACAGATCGATCACCACCTCGCGCAGCCAGCGGTTGCCTTCGTCGTGCTGGACCCGCTCGTGCCAGAGCAAATGAATCGGTGCGGCGGGCAGCGTCATCGGCAACGCGCGCATGCTGAGCGAGAACGGCGTGGCCAATTCGAGAGCGAGGCGCTCCGGCACCGTGGCGATCAGATCGGTACGTTGCAGGATGTAGCCCACGCTCATGAAGTGCGGTACCGTCAGCCGCACCTGACGCCGCACGCCGCGCCGCTTCAGCCACTCATCCACCTGACCGTGGCCGGTGCCGGCCGACACCACTACCAGATGCTCGGCCCCACGCCACGCAGGAAGCGTCAACGCCGCGTCTTCGAGCGGATGACCGCGTCTGAACAGACACACGTATCGCTGATCAAACAGGCGCCGTTGATAGAAACCACCCTTTAACTGCGGTAGCAAACCGATCGCCAGATCGACGCGGCCGTCAGCCATCTCGTTGCTCAGATTGACGCTCGTATTGCGGACCGTATTCAGTGCAACACCAGGCGCGATGCGTGACAATCGTTCGATCAGCGCGGGCAGAAACACGACTTCGCCGATATCGGTCATACCGATCGTCATCGTTCGCATCGCCCGTAGCGGATCGAAGCCCGTCACCGGATTGAGCGCGGCGTGCAAGGTGGCGAGCGCCTGCGAGACCGGCTCCGCAAGACGTAGCGCGAACGGCGTCGGAACGACGCCGCCCGGCGCGCGCACGAACAGCGGATCACCCAGTAGGCGGCGTAGCTTCGCGAGCGCATTGCTGACGCCCGGCTGGCTCATGTTCATCTGCTCGGCGACGCTTGCCACACGCCGCTCCTGCATCAACCGCTGGAAGAGCAGCAGCAGATTGAGGTCGAGATCGTTCAGTTCCATGACTTCGGCATGACTTGAGTTCATTCCTTTCAGTGATGATGGAGATTCATTTCATCTTATTGAGCAATGAAGGTCCAGTGCTGAAAATACCGATACGGTATCCGCATGCAACGCGCCGAGCGCGCGTGCCTCCGCGACCCGAATCGATAAACCTGCATATCGGAGACACACTCATGAGTGGGATGGATCTAAGGATCGCGATCGTCGGCGCCGGCATCGGCGGCCTTACGCTGGCGCTCGCACTGCGCGAACATGGCATCGATGCGCAACTCTACGAGCAGACCGAGGAGTTGCGCGAGGTGGGCGCGGCCGTCGCGCTGTCGGCCAACGCGACGCGCTTTTATGAGCGCATGGGACTGCGTTCCGCGTTTGAAAACGTGTGCGCTGAAGTACCCGGGCTCATCTATCGTGACGGACGCAGCGGTGCCGTCATTGGACATCATCGCGGCACGCCCAGCTATCGCGAGCAGTTCGCCGGTTCGTACTGGGGCGTTCATCGCGCCGATCTGCAGGCGGTGCTGTCGAAGGCGGTCGGTCTCGAGCGCATCAAGCTCAGTCATCGGCTGGTCGATCTCGTGCAGCATCCCGATCGCGTGAGTCTCGCGTTCGACAACGGTCAGCGCGTCGATGCCGATCTCGTGATCGGTGCCGACGGCGCACGCTCGATCACGCGACGCTGGATGCTCGGCTACGACGACGTGCTGTATTCAGGTTGCTCGGGCTTTCGTGGCGTGGTACCAGCCGGGCGCATGGACCTGCTGCCTGATCCGGAGACGATCCAGTTCTGGGTCGGACCCGGCGGCCATCTGCTGCACTATCCGATCGGCGACAAGGGCGATCAGAACTTCCTGCTGGTCGAGCGTCATCCGTCGCCGTGGCCGTCACGCGACTGGGTCATGCCGTCCAGCGAAGGCGAGCAACTGCGCCTGTTCAAGGACTGGCATCCGGCCGTCGTGCAGATGATCACGGCCGTGCCGATCAGTCAGCGCTGGGGCCTGTTCCACCGTCCTCCGCTCGGCCGCTGGAGCAAGGGTCGCGTGACGCTGATCGGCGATGCAGCGCATGCGCTCGTGCCGCATCACGGCCAGGGCGCCAACCAGTCGATCGAGGATGCCGTGGTGCTGGCCGCACAGCTGGCCAAGGCCGGCCCGGGCAATTGGCGCGAGGCGCAGGAAGCCTACGAGCGTCTGCGCCGGGGCCGCACGCGCAAGGTGCAGTACGCGTCGATCTCCACCGCGGACGTGCTGCATCTGCCGGACGGGCCGGCCGCGCAGGAACGCAACGCGCGGCTCGGTGCGCGCGATAGCATGCTGCATCACCTCGACTGGATTCACGATTTCGACGCGCTGGCGCAGGAGCCGAGCGAGCGGCAGGGGGGCACGTGGCTTTGAGCCTTCCTTTGGGACGGCGGTAGGAGTGCGGTTCGCCGTACGTTTACGCCGGGCAGGCAAGCGGTGACGAACGGAGCCAACTGCAGATGCGTAGCGGCGGCGAGCGGCGACCTGATCGGTGAGTAATCGAGCTGGGCCTCTTCCGAACCACCGCCCCACGCGGTGCATCGTGCCGCGCAATTGTGTAGGTCACCCGTCGAGTTCATTCAGGAAGGAGAGTAACAACCGGTTCACTTCCCGGGCGCGCTCGCGCTGCAGCCAATGGCCCGCGCCTTCGAGCACGTGAGCACCGCGCAACCCCGGCAGCACTTGCGGCAACGCGGCAACGCGCTGCTGCATGCCTGGAAACCTGAGTACATCGTCGCGCGACCCGCCGATGAAGAGCGATGGCTGACGAATCGGGCAACCATACCAGGGGGCGAGCAATTCCGCGTTCCTGCGGATCGCGCGGTACCAGTTCAATCCGCCACGGAAGCCGGTGCGTCGGAACTCCCCGACGACATATTCGAGGTCGTCCTGAAGAAGCCAATCCGGCAATATGTCGGGGTCCACCGTGTTGTCGAGGAGGCCGGCGCCCGGCGTGAGGATGCCGGCCACCATGCGGCCCGGGCCGTCGCCCGACATGCTGAACGTGACGCGGCGCATGGTCGCTGCGACATCGGCCTGAAGCTCCTCCTCAGCCACACCCTCCTGCTGGAAGTACTGCATGTAGAAGGTCGTCACGCCCTGCTGCTCGAGTGCCGTCAGCAAGTCGACCTTCGCAGGCGGGACATAGGGTACGCTCAGGCCGACGACGGCGCGGAAGACATCGGGCCGTAGCAGCGCACTGCTCCAGGCTGCGGGCGCTCCCCAGTCGTGGCCCACGATCACCGCCGAACCGGCACCGAGTACCCTGACCAGTTCCACGATGTCGCCTGCGTGGTGCAGCATCGTGTACTGTGCAGGGTCGGCCGGCGCGTCGGTACCGCCGTAGCCGCGCATGTCCGGCGCAGCGGCGCGGTAGCCCGCGTCGGCGACCGCAGCCATTTGCGCGCGCCAGGATACCCACGACTCCGGAAATCCGTGGCAAAACACCACGAGCGGCCCAGCGCCTTGCAGCGCGACGCGCATGCGGATGGCGCCGACCTGCAGCGTTTCGAGCTGCACCTCGCGGGGGGCGCTCACGCTGCCTCCGCTGCCGCCAGCAATTGCGGAATGCGCTGTGCCGCATCGAAGGCTTTGGCTCCGACGGCCTTGAGAAGATCCTGCACGGCAGGGTCCACCTCCACGCCTTTGAGAACCACAACCTGCCCGTTGAGGCGGCACTGCCTGAGCCAAGCGCTCAGGTCGGGGTTCTGCTGCCAGCGCGCTGCATTGGCGAGAGTCGGCAGCCACATACGTAGGTAATCGATCGGCAGTTCGGGCACGGGCACGGGCATGCACATCGCGTTCTGTTCCTGCGGATTCTCCAGGTGCGCTTCGACCCAGGCGATCACGCTGCCTGAAAAGAGCGGCTGGCACCAGCGGACCATCAGGAGGTTGATCGCCTCATCCTGGAACACCGGCACGCCCGGCGCCGGCTGGATCGCGCAGGCAGTGCAGTCGATGTACAGCGTGTCAGGATCGGCGGCGAGTTCACCTTTCTCCAGTACGATGCGCGTCGGCTCGATCGCGCGCACGCGGCCGAGCCGAACGATCTCACCGACCTTGCGCAATTGGGCCATCTCGCCGCGCGAAACGAGTGCGCAGCGGTAGGTCGTGGGCTCGATGGCAGGGTCGATCCGCATCAGCGCGCCGCCCGCTTCGAGTTGCCGGAACAGGTCGGGGACGTCGCGTGCGTCGCGGATCGCATCGAATTGCACCACGTTGTTCTCGAAATAGCGCCGCCAGCCGGTCGGGCCGGGCTGCATGTTGGCCCGGTCCATCACCCAGGCGTCGCGCGGCATGATCCAGCGGATGCGCTCGTGCGGTACACCGTTCTCGATCAGCCAGATGCACGCGTCCATGCCGGTCTTGCCGGAGCCGACGACGGTATAGCACGAGTAAGGCCGCGTAACCTTCGGCAGCCCGTTGCAAGGAATGCATTGCACGCCCGCGGCCACGCTGTATTTTGGCGGGTGAGTGGACGGCACCTCAGTTTTCGCATGCGTGGCATTCACCCATTTGCGCCGCGCGTGCACCTCATGCTCGGCGCCGGTCAGCAGCGAGCGGAAGCGGTGTGTGCGGCCGTCGCTCGCGAAGTGATCGCATTTCGGGAACCACTGCACGCGGCCAGAGGGAATGAAGCGCTGTTTCATCACCTGCTCGAAATGCGTGAGCACCTCGGCTCCCGAGGAAAGACCAAGCATTCCTTCGTTGAAGCCCGTTGCTTCATGCGACCAGTCACTCAGTTCGCGCGATGCCACGCCATACCAGGCGGACGGCTGGTGCAGCCGCACGTACGGATAGGTGTCGTTCCAATGGCCACCGGGACGGTGGTGGCGATCCACCATCACGACTCGCGCATCTGGCGACTCGGTGAGCAACGTGTCGACGAATGCCATGGCAGTGGCGCCCGTCCCTGTCACGAAGTAGTCGGACTCGATCCATGCCATGTCACTCTCCTTAATGGGAGACTTTGACGCCGTGTCACAACGATTCCGGTGCGTTACACGGCCGTCGCATTTCCAGGGTCTTCGGTTGCGCGCTGGCGCTTCGCATCACTTTGAAACGGTTTTCAGTGTCAGAAGCTTCCCGCCGGTTGTCAACCGACTCAGTCAAAGATCTGGGACACAGTTGGCGTCCGGCGTAGGGGGGTTGGAAAACTGGATGGAAAGTCCTTTGGGATCGTTATAACGCCTTCTAAAGTCGCCACGGCGATACCGCATTACCCCAAAAAAAATAACTCTCACGACGTGGTCACGATTCTTTGATCGCTATGAGTTCATGACGGCCCTCGTAGCTGAACGCGACGGCGAGTTACC
The genomic region above belongs to Paraburkholderia sp. HP33-1 and contains:
- a CDS encoding MFS transporter, with protein sequence MQNEPQVSVVGQIPRNVWVLGCVSLFMDISSEIIHSLLPMFLLTTLGATAGAIGLIEGIAEATAPIVKVFSGTLSDYLGNRKWLAVAGYSLGAVSKPLFAIAPTLGIVVMARIIDRVGKGIRGAPRDALVADVTPQHLRGAAFGLRQALDTVGAVLGPLVAVLIMQMGADNFRLAFWIAVIPGLLAVGLLTFGVKEPVHERPAKGNNPVRWASLRDLDLKYWWVVGIGAVFSLARFSEAFLVLRAMGSGVAIALVPLVMVTMNVVYAASAYPFGKLADTMSHTRLLVAGLIVLIGSDVVLAHGTHWSIVLVGVALWGLHMGMTQGLLATMVAHTAPPHLRGTGFGFFNLLSGIVTLASSVIAGQLWERWGAATTFYAGAVFSVVTVVLLLFYPTPVASDAR
- the galU gene encoding UTP--glucose-1-phosphate uridylyltransferase GalU; this encodes MLAVHKAVFPVAGIDTRFLPATKASPKEMLPVIDKPLIQYAVEEAIDAGIAELIFVTGRGKRVIEDHFDESYEVEHVLRTRGLQSLAELVHGIKPPNVSCVYVRQAEPLGLGHAVLCAQKLIGEEPFAVVLADDLLKGRPPVLEQMVHIFSHYDSSVIAVEEFGAEGACSHGVIGGRHWDQHVISVSSIVEKPAPEQAPSSFGVAGRYVLMPAVFEHLRAVRPDANGEIQLTPAIHSMLESEQVLAYEFIGKRYDCGTKLGYLQATVDFALQHDEVHDAFGAWLRKRVDGGTGAPGTAH
- a CDS encoding peroxiredoxin; this encodes MSLRINDVAPNFTARTTQGTIDFHDWIGDQWVILFSHPKDFTPVCTTELGYMAKIEPEFAKRNAKLIGLSVDPVEDHEKWAADIEETQGAAVKYPMIGDTDLAVAKLYNMLPADAGETSEGRTAATNATVRSVFIIDPDKKIKLTLTYPMTTGRNFDEILRVLDSIQLTAKYKVATPVNWKQGEDVIITSAVSNEEAQQAFPGFKTIKPYLRTTKQPG
- a CDS encoding rhodanese-like domain-containing protein, with the protein product MIFRQLFDPVSSTYTYLLGDSGEALLIDPVYEQVPRDQALLRELGLWLLVTLDTHVHADHVTGAWRMRQRCGSEIALAAVVEAKGVTRPLRHGDRIDFGTRHLTVRATPGHTNGCLTYVLDDQSMAFTGDSLLIRGCGRTDFQQGSPQQLFASVREQILSLPDNCLLYPAHDYRGITVTSVVEERRFNPRLGGDVDIGDFTGHMNNLNLPHPKLMAVAVPANLRCGQPEGGAEVATETADWAPLTLRFSGVWEIEPMALLEHGAAFQIVDVREAPEFIDRLGHLPGAKLVPLSQLTARLEELDRERPVVAVCRSGVRSAQASVLLTKAGFGKVANLAGGMLRWRTEGLPVASDSV
- a CDS encoding DMT family transporter, coding for MSVPSATIGLRDSARFFTQPKVLVLVATVCCLLWGSSYPSIKIGYALLGIKQNDIPSKLIFAGYRFVLAGLLLLILAALSKKPVFDLNRRNSGHLMLLGFSQTAIQYVFFYVGLAYTSGVRGSILNSTTTFFSVLLAHFIYKNDKVSPRKALGCLLGFVGVMVVNFGDGLFEFAFTLLGEGFIVIAAFALSAASIYGKRISQSMDVMVMTGYQLGFGGAVLLAAGFAAGGSLHSFTLGSMALLAYLALLSAVAFTLWSLLLKYNQVGKVTVFNFLVPVFGTVLSAICLNENIMELKNLIALVFVCAGIWLVTRSAHGSAGYSKAGAFLGRGRG
- a CDS encoding dihydrofolate reductase family protein; translated protein: MRKHIVSMFLSLDGVTQSPGGPKEDTSDNFHLGGWIVPYADEAISENVRDLLAQPFELLLGRCTYDIFASYWPHVPADSGSRGIADRFNHVAKHVATHRSDTLAWHNSHALKGELADAIRALKRQDGADLLTFGSGDMVRQLLAAGLVDELRLLIYPVILGHGKRLFGDDALASAFTLAHARSTPGGVLITRYTRDGEVRTGAFE
- a CDS encoding LysR family transcriptional regulator, translated to MELNDLDLNLLLLFQRLMQERRVASVAEQMNMSQPGVSNALAKLRRLLGDPLFVRAPGGVVPTPFALRLAEPVSQALATLHAALNPVTGFDPLRAMRTMTIGMTDIGEVVFLPALIERLSRIAPGVALNTVRNTSVNLSNEMADGRVDLAIGLLPQLKGGFYQRRLFDQRYVCLFRRGHPLEDAALTLPAWRGAEHLVVVSAGTGHGQVDEWLKRRGVRRQVRLTVPHFMSVGYILQRTDLIATVPERLALELATPFSLSMRALPMTLPAAPIHLLWHERVQHDEGNRWLREVVIDLFADTVTSGRRTKDVRKK
- a CDS encoding FAD-dependent monooxygenase, whose amino-acid sequence is MSGMDLRIAIVGAGIGGLTLALALREHGIDAQLYEQTEELREVGAAVALSANATRFYERMGLRSAFENVCAEVPGLIYRDGRSGAVIGHHRGTPSYREQFAGSYWGVHRADLQAVLSKAVGLERIKLSHRLVDLVQHPDRVSLAFDNGQRVDADLVIGADGARSITRRWMLGYDDVLYSGCSGFRGVVPAGRMDLLPDPETIQFWVGPGGHLLHYPIGDKGDQNFLLVERHPSPWPSRDWVMPSSEGEQLRLFKDWHPAVVQMITAVPISQRWGLFHRPPLGRWSKGRVTLIGDAAHALVPHHGQGANQSIEDAVVLAAQLAKAGPGNWREAQEAYERLRRGRTRKVQYASISTADVLHLPDGPAAQERNARLGARDSMLHHLDWIHDFDALAQEPSERQGGTWL
- a CDS encoding alpha/beta fold hydrolase — encoded protein: MSAPREVQLETLQVGAIRMRVALQGAGPLVVFCHGFPESWVSWRAQMAAVADAGYRAAAPDMRGYGGTDAPADPAQYTMLHHAGDIVELVRVLGAGSAVIVGHDWGAPAAWSSALLRPDVFRAVVGLSVPYVPPAKVDLLTALEQQGVTTFYMQYFQQEGVAEEELQADVAATMRRVTFSMSGDGPGRMVAGILTPGAGLLDNTVDPDILPDWLLQDDLEYVVGEFRRTGFRGGLNWYRAIRRNAELLAPWYGCPIRQPSLFIGGSRDDVLRFPGMQQRVAALPQVLPGLRGAHVLEGAGHWLQRERAREVNRLLLSFLNELDG